The following is a genomic window from Streptomyces chrestomyceticus JCM 4735.
CCGCGCTCGCGCATCGCCGGAATCACCGTCTTCATGCCGATGAAGACGCCGGTGAGGTTCACGTCGAGAACCTTGCGGAAGAAGTCGACGGAGATCGAGTCCAGCGGCTGGCCGGTGGCTATGCCCGCGTTGTTGACCAGGCCGTCGATGCCGCCGAACGTCTCGGCCGTGAAGTCCGCGGCCCGCTGCCAGTCGTCCTCCGACGTCACGTCGTGCACGAGGAACCGGGCGCGCTCGCCGAGCCGTTCGGCCGTCGCCCGCCCCTCGTCCTCCAGGATGTCGGTGAGGACGACGTGCGCGCCGGCCGCGACCGCCTGCTCGGCGGCGGCCGCCCCCAGACCGCGCGCGCCGCCGGTGACGATGATGTTCTTGCCGTGCAGGTCGGGCATGGTGGCTCCTTGCTTCGGGGTGGGGTGGGGGAGAGGCGCGGACCGGTTACGGGTACGGGGCCGGGGCGGGGGCCAGCAGGAACGCCGACGTGGTGCCGACGAGGTCGGCGAGGAACGCCTCCTCGTACGTCAGCGGCCGGGCGCCGTCCAGGTACTGCCGGGCCCGGTCGGCCAGTGCCGCGCCGATCAGCGTCAGCGCCAGCTCGATCCGTTCCAGCCGCAGCGCCTCGGGCAGGCCCGCTGCGGCGAGCGCTTCCACCGCGAGGCCGATCAGCCGCCAGGTCGCGGTGCCGTCCAGCGTCGGGTGCGGAGTGCGGGACCGTACGCCGCTCTCGTGGGCCAACTGGGCGGAGACGCGCAGGCAGCGGCGGCCCCGGTCGTCGCGCAGCAGGCTCGCCTCGGCGGTGACCAGCACGCCGACCAGCGCGGGCAGATCGGGGCCCGCCGCGCCGGCTTGCGCTTCGACGGCCGCCAGCGCGGGCGCGAGCACCGCCTCCGTACGGGCCAGGCGCCCGGCCATCACCGCGTTCAGCAGCCCGGCCGGGAACCGAAGTGGTACTGCACGGCCGACGGGTTGCTCTGTCCGGCCAGCCGGACGATGTCCCGCGTCTGCGCGCCGTCGACCCCGTGCGCCGCGAACAGTTCCTCCGCCGCGCGCAGCAGTCTCTCCCTGGTCCCGGCCCCGGACCCGGCCCCTGTCGTTCGTGCCATGCGGGCACTTTAATGCTGGGCATTATTACTGTCGAGGCCCTCGTCGGGAATGAGGAAGGACGTCGACACCCGGACCCGGGCCCGGCCCCGGACCCGGGCCCCCGGGCCCCGTCTCACCACCGCACCGCCGTGAAGTCGACGGGCCTCGGCCGCAGCTCTCGTGTGCGGTCGGCCAGTCCCCGCATCCGG
Proteins encoded in this region:
- a CDS encoding glucose 1-dehydrogenase gives rise to the protein MPDLHGKNIIVTGGARGLGAAAAEQAVAAGAHVVLTDILEDEGRATAERLGERARFLVHDVTSEDDWQRAADFTAETFGGIDGLVNNAGIATGQPLDSISVDFFRKVLDVNLTGVFIGMKTVIPAMRERGAGSIVNISSAAGLMGLALTGGYGASKWGVRGLTKIGAVELGTARIRVNSVHPGMTHTPMTAQAGIEKGEGKYPNTPMGRVGEAEKIAGAVVFLLSDAASYVTGAELAVDGGWTSGPTVRYVMGQ